One window of the Dreissena polymorpha isolate Duluth1 chromosome 5, UMN_Dpol_1.0, whole genome shotgun sequence genome contains the following:
- the LOC127832390 gene encoding uncharacterized protein LOC127832390, whose amino-acid sequence MRHKQKQPIRLKILKQYTADTMLAAYKAVKESHMPVDRAAVAFGVPKQTLRDRVLNKVKIGAKRGKDSLFTLGEEELLVNHIETLAQVGYGLNRAQLIVLAGELAVKLGRRNSNAKLSNVWYDTFLKRWNHRLKVIKPRALTSTRAAGVTQEHIDNYYCELNAVLEKYNLKSKPHLIYNLDETGIQPEHRPSKVITGVSSSKTQEVTSPNTGTTTIVACVNAAGTAIPPYYVFKGKRTNDKFMNNAAAGAAYTMSDSGWVNGEVLMKYLNEHFLKFVQRGSGDNI is encoded by the exons ATGCGTCATAAACAG aaACAACCTATCAGATTGAAGATCCTGAAGCAGTATACCGCGGATACCATGCTGGCAGCTTATAAAGCTGTAAAAGAAAGTCACATGCCAGTAGATAGAGCAGCTGTGGCTTTTGGTGTTCCAAAACAAACATTACGGGACAGGGTTCTGAACAAAGTGAAAATAGGAGCAAAGAGGGGAAAGGATTCCTTGTTCACATTGGGCGAAGAGGAGCTGCTGGTAAACCATATTGAAACCCTGGCACAGGTGGGCTATGGTCTGAATCGCGCACAATTGATCGTTCTTGCCGGTGAACTTGCTGTAAAGCTTGGTAGGCGCAATTCAAATGCCAAGCTGAGTAATGTCTGGTACGATACCTTCTTGAAAAGATGGAATCATAGACTTAAGGTAATAAAACCAAGGGCCCTAACATCAACTCGGGCAGCAGGAGTGACGCAAGAACACATTGACAATTACTATTGTGAACTGAATGCTGTTCTTGAAAAGTATAATCTCAAGTCGAAACCACATCTGATCTACAATCTTGATGAGACTGGAATACAACCTGAACACAGGCCATCAAAAGTCATCACTGGTGTTTCGTCGAGTAAAACACAAGAAGTAACCTCGCCAAACACAGGCACCACTACCATAGTAGCCTGTGTAAATGCAGCAGGTACTGCTATACCACCCTACTATGTCTTCAAAGGGAAACGGACAAACGACAAGTTCATGAATAATGCAGCAGCTGGTGCAGCCTACACCATGTCAGACTCTGGGTGGGTGAATGGGGAAGTTCTCATGAAGTACCTCAATGAACACTTCTTGAAATTCGTACAAAGGGGATCTGGTGACAACATTTAA